From a region of the Nitrospira sp. genome:
- the galU gene encoding UTP--glucose-1-phosphate uridylyltransferase GalU: MSRFAVRKAVIPAAGLGTRFLPATKASPKEMLPLVDKPLIQYTVEEAVASGIEDIIVITGRGKRAIEDHFDRSVELEENLKGTGKSQILHQMRQISNLANFCYVRQSEALGLGHAVLCAQHLIGDEPFAVILGDEIIDAHVPALAQLVHVYKKRHGAVLGVQDVPKADVSRYGIVTPKRVAHGLHRVEGLVEKPAPVDAPSTLAVIGRYILPPEIFPILRKTAPGKNGEIQLTDALKELARRSPMYALEVEGQRHDAGDKLGFLIATVEFALKNPALGAEFRDYLSTRMHTTSMNRRG; encoded by the coding sequence ATGTCACGATTCGCAGTCAGAAAAGCGGTCATTCCCGCTGCCGGCCTTGGGACACGCTTCCTTCCCGCCACAAAGGCTTCACCCAAAGAAATGCTGCCCCTGGTCGATAAGCCGCTCATTCAATATACGGTCGAAGAAGCGGTCGCTTCAGGCATTGAAGACATCATCGTGATCACCGGCCGCGGCAAGCGCGCCATCGAAGACCATTTTGATCGGTCCGTCGAGTTGGAAGAAAATTTGAAAGGCACCGGCAAGAGTCAGATCCTCCATCAAATGCGACAGATTTCGAATCTGGCCAATTTCTGCTACGTGCGGCAATCCGAGGCCCTTGGCCTCGGCCATGCCGTGTTGTGTGCGCAACACTTAATCGGCGATGAACCGTTCGCGGTCATACTCGGCGATGAGATCATCGATGCCCATGTTCCGGCGCTTGCGCAATTGGTCCACGTCTACAAGAAGCGGCATGGGGCGGTGCTGGGAGTCCAGGACGTTCCGAAGGCGGACGTCAGCCGGTACGGCATTGTGACGCCCAAGCGCGTCGCCCATGGCCTGCATCGAGTCGAAGGTCTGGTTGAGAAACCGGCGCCGGTCGATGCTCCGTCAACGCTGGCTGTGATCGGCCGATATATCCTTCCTCCGGAAATCTTTCCTATTTTGAGAAAAACCGCGCCCGGAAAGAACGGAGAAATTCAGTTGACCGATGCCCTCAAGGAGCTCGCGAGACGATCTCCGATGTACGCGCTTGAGGTGGAGGGACAACGCCATGACGCCGGAGACAAACTGGGATTTTTGATCGCCACCGTCGAGTTTGCATTGAAGAATCCGGCATTAGGAGCGGAATTCCGCGACTACCTTTCGACCAGAATGCACACCACATCGATGAATCGCCGGGGTTAA
- the lon gene encoding endopeptidase La: MTDPNEQEIQPPQNIEVPTQLPLLPVRDIVVFPYMVLPLFVGRDMSIKAIEAALAGNRMIFLATQKALDVENPAPKDIHSIGTVGIIMRMLKLPDERIKILVQGIAKAKITKYIQTDPYYSVRIDKLADTKSTATTLEAEAVMRTVKEQIERIVSLGKVLIPDVMVVIENLEEPGRLADMVASNLGLKVDATQAVLEISDPILRLRQVSDILGKEIEVLSMQQKIQAQAKGEMDKTQREYFLREQLKAIQKELGELDERAEEITEFRKRIKDAKMPDKVLKETEKQLKRLEKMHPDTAESATVRTYLEWMVELPWSKRSKDNLELKAAAKVLNDDHYDLEKVKERILEYLAVRKLKEKMKGPILCFVGPPGVGKTSLGKSIARALGREFVRISLGGVRDEAEIRGHRRTYVGALPGRIIQGMKQAGTANPVFMLDEVDKVGMDFRGDPSAALLEVLDPEQNSAFTDHYLGVPFDLTEVMFITTANLIDPILPALRDRMEVIEIPGYTEEEKLGIAQKYLIPRQLEEHGITGKHVRLTEPAIRQIISHYTREAGVRNLEREIANVMRKVAKKVAEGKAQGFPIDPSNLHKYLGVPKYVPEAELEKDEIGVATGLAWTEAGGDVLYIEATVMKGKGQLTLTGHLGDVMKESAQAALSYVRSREKTLNLNPGMFSKQDLHIHVPAGAIPKDGPSAGITMATAIASAFSGTPARRDLAMTGEITLRGRVLPIGGLKEKILAAKRAKLTTVILPRRNKKDLEEIPKHLLKGIQLAFVDTMDDVMKIALRRRTKTPSTSQRPSAPSAPTRIRPMRPGKGRRPHELPATLMASRPPTRT, translated from the coding sequence ATGACCGATCCAAACGAGCAAGAGATTCAGCCTCCTCAAAACATTGAGGTCCCCACTCAGCTCCCGCTGCTGCCGGTCCGCGATATCGTCGTCTTTCCGTATATGGTGCTCCCCCTCTTCGTCGGACGCGACATGTCGATCAAAGCCATCGAGGCCGCCCTTGCCGGCAACCGGATGATTTTCCTGGCGACACAGAAAGCGCTCGACGTCGAGAACCCTGCCCCCAAAGACATCCACTCGATCGGCACCGTCGGCATCATCATGCGCATGCTGAAGTTGCCGGACGAACGCATCAAAATTTTGGTGCAGGGCATCGCCAAAGCGAAGATCACCAAATACATTCAGACCGACCCGTACTATTCGGTTCGCATCGACAAACTGGCCGATACGAAGTCGACGGCGACCACACTCGAGGCCGAAGCCGTCATGCGGACGGTGAAAGAACAGATCGAACGAATCGTGAGTTTGGGGAAGGTTTTGATTCCCGACGTCATGGTCGTCATCGAGAACCTCGAAGAGCCCGGCCGCTTGGCCGATATGGTCGCGTCCAATCTCGGACTCAAAGTCGACGCCACTCAAGCGGTCTTGGAGATCTCCGACCCGATCCTGCGTCTTCGCCAGGTGAGCGACATTCTCGGGAAAGAGATCGAAGTCCTATCCATGCAGCAAAAGATCCAGGCGCAGGCCAAAGGGGAGATGGACAAGACCCAGCGTGAGTACTTCCTGCGAGAGCAGCTGAAAGCCATTCAAAAAGAATTGGGCGAGCTCGACGAACGGGCGGAAGAAATCACCGAATTCCGCAAGCGGATCAAAGATGCCAAGATGCCCGACAAGGTCTTGAAGGAGACCGAAAAACAGCTCAAGCGTCTCGAAAAGATGCACCCCGACACCGCCGAATCGGCGACCGTGCGGACCTATCTGGAGTGGATGGTCGAACTACCGTGGTCGAAGCGGTCGAAAGACAACCTTGAGCTGAAGGCCGCCGCCAAGGTGTTGAACGACGATCACTATGACCTCGAAAAGGTCAAAGAGCGAATTTTGGAGTATCTGGCCGTCCGCAAACTGAAAGAAAAGATGAAGGGTCCGATTCTCTGCTTCGTCGGCCCTCCCGGAGTTGGCAAGACGTCGCTGGGGAAATCGATCGCCCGCGCATTGGGACGGGAATTCGTCCGTATCAGCTTGGGCGGTGTGCGCGATGAGGCCGAAATCCGCGGACATCGACGCACGTACGTGGGGGCCTTACCCGGACGCATCATCCAAGGGATGAAGCAAGCGGGCACCGCAAATCCCGTGTTTATGCTCGACGAAGTGGACAAAGTCGGTATGGACTTTCGGGGCGACCCCTCTGCGGCCTTGCTGGAAGTCCTCGACCCGGAACAGAACAGCGCGTTCACCGACCATTACCTCGGGGTCCCGTTCGACCTGACCGAAGTGATGTTCATTACCACGGCGAATTTGATCGACCCGATCCTTCCCGCGCTGCGCGACCGCATGGAGGTCATCGAAATCCCAGGGTATACCGAGGAAGAAAAACTCGGCATTGCGCAGAAATACCTGATTCCCCGTCAGCTCGAAGAGCACGGGATCACCGGGAAGCATGTCCGATTGACGGAACCGGCGATCCGGCAAATTATCTCGCATTACACGCGGGAGGCCGGTGTACGAAATCTTGAGCGCGAAATCGCCAACGTAATGCGCAAAGTCGCCAAGAAAGTCGCCGAAGGCAAAGCTCAAGGGTTCCCCATTGATCCTTCCAATCTCCATAAATATTTGGGCGTCCCCAAATATGTGCCGGAAGCGGAACTGGAAAAAGACGAAATCGGCGTGGCCACCGGCCTCGCGTGGACCGAAGCCGGTGGTGATGTCCTGTACATCGAGGCGACCGTGATGAAGGGGAAAGGTCAATTGACCCTCACCGGCCACCTGGGAGACGTCATGAAGGAGTCCGCCCAGGCGGCGCTGAGTTACGTCCGTTCACGTGAAAAAACCTTGAACCTCAACCCCGGCATGTTCAGCAAGCAGGACCTGCACATCCATGTCCCGGCCGGCGCTATCCCCAAGGACGGTCCCTCGGCCGGTATCACGATGGCGACCGCCATCGCCTCGGCGTTTTCTGGTACTCCGGCGAGAAGAGACCTGGCCATGACCGGAGAGATCACCTTGCGCGGCCGTGTGCTCCCGATCGGAGGACTCAAGGAAAAGATTTTGGCGGCGAAACGGGCCAAGCTCACCACCGTGATCCTCCCGCGTCGGAATAAGAAGGACCTGGAGGAAATTCCCAAACATCTCCTCAAAGGCATTCAATTGGCGTTCGTCGATACCATGGACGACGTCATGAAAATCGCCCTGCGCAGACGGACCAAGACTCCGTCGACATCTCAGAGGCCGTCGGCACCTTCAGCGCCGACCCGTATCCGTCCCATGCGTCCCGGCAAAGGTCGACGGCCGCACGAACTCCCTGCCACTCTGATGGCGAGCCGACCCCCAACTCGCACATAG
- the thiL gene encoding thiamine-phosphate kinase, with the protein MARRKAKPALQEFALIRDLQRRFARHASGLVQGIGDDAAVIATTAPAWWHLTTDLLAEGIHFDLKSAAPESVGYRAAMANLSDIAAMGAVPRYLLVALAIPKTFKRPQVDELYGGLMKACRLYGVALVGGDTSASMAGLFLSITLIGTSTKHRALFRHGAKVGDQIFVSGTLGDSLAGLRLSGRGKRSRSSGTRSAPLSHSHRQFLMRRHFYPTARVAEGQWLNSERLASAAIDVSDGLSGDLRHICEESRVGAEVELGKIPISSACRAYAQAVGVSPVQLALTGGEDYELLFTASPKNRELLERQARVRGYRVTCIGTIRPQRFGMQMTSDGRILPMPVTSYEHFH; encoded by the coding sequence GTGGCCCGTCGTAAGGCCAAACCAGCCCTCCAGGAATTTGCCCTGATCCGCGATCTCCAGCGCCGGTTTGCCCGGCATGCGTCAGGGCTCGTCCAAGGCATCGGCGACGATGCGGCCGTGATTGCGACAACCGCACCGGCGTGGTGGCACCTCACGACGGATTTGCTCGCTGAGGGCATCCATTTTGACTTGAAGTCCGCCGCCCCTGAGTCAGTCGGATATCGAGCCGCCATGGCCAACCTCAGCGATATTGCCGCGATGGGAGCAGTCCCTCGCTATCTGCTCGTTGCCCTCGCGATCCCGAAAACATTCAAGCGGCCGCAAGTCGACGAGTTGTACGGAGGCTTGATGAAGGCCTGCCGGCTCTATGGAGTTGCCCTCGTCGGGGGAGATACTTCGGCATCCATGGCCGGACTTTTTCTCAGCATCACCCTGATTGGAACCAGCACCAAACACCGGGCGCTGTTTCGTCATGGCGCCAAAGTGGGAGATCAGATTTTTGTCTCTGGCACACTCGGAGATTCGCTCGCGGGTCTCCGGCTGTCGGGGCGCGGCAAACGCTCCCGTTCCTCGGGCACGCGGAGCGCTCCCTTGTCTCACTCTCATCGACAGTTTCTCATGCGTCGCCATTTCTATCCGACGGCCAGGGTCGCCGAAGGCCAGTGGCTCAACAGTGAACGGCTGGCATCCGCTGCCATCGATGTGTCCGACGGCCTCTCCGGCGATCTCCGGCACATCTGCGAGGAAAGTCGTGTCGGCGCGGAAGTAGAACTCGGGAAGATACCGATCTCGTCGGCCTGCCGCGCCTATGCTCAGGCCGTTGGAGTCTCGCCGGTTCAACTCGCGCTCACCGGAGGTGAAGACTACGAACTCCTGTTCACCGCTTCGCCGAAGAATCGCGAACTCCTCGAGCGGCAGGCCCGCGTGCGAGGCTATCGTGTGACCTGCATCGGCACGATTCGCCCACAGCGGTTTGGAATGCAGATGACATCCGATGGCCGGATCCTGCCCATGCCGGTAACCAGTTATGAGCATTTCCACTGA
- a CDS encoding DUF2062 domain-containing protein, with protein sequence MSDASKHPSARGPRSFRALLRQVLHLQESPQRTALAFAVGVFIAFSPAYGLHTAMAVLCTWLFGLNLIALLAGAFVNNPWTIIPILGATYWTGALLLGRTDAPNFDWHDLSFSGIYEQVLPYAAPFILGGLVLSVLGALLSYPAAYLLVVKHRREPDMPAAKPLPPSDQVG encoded by the coding sequence ATGTCAGACGCGAGCAAACATCCCTCTGCTCGAGGGCCCCGATCATTCCGTGCGTTGCTGCGGCAAGTGCTCCATTTGCAGGAGTCCCCCCAACGCACTGCACTGGCGTTCGCAGTCGGTGTCTTCATCGCGTTTTCTCCGGCTTACGGTCTTCACACCGCCATGGCGGTGCTGTGCACCTGGCTGTTCGGTCTCAATTTGATCGCTTTGCTCGCCGGCGCCTTCGTCAACAATCCGTGGACCATCATTCCAATCCTGGGCGCCACCTATTGGACCGGCGCATTGCTCTTGGGACGAACCGATGCACCGAATTTCGATTGGCATGATTTGAGTTTCAGCGGAATTTATGAGCAAGTGCTTCCGTACGCCGCTCCCTTCATACTGGGAGGGCTCGTGCTGAGCGTGCTGGGTGCCTTGCTATCCTACCCGGCTGCATATCTCTTAGTGGTCAAACACCGCAGAGAGCCGGACATGCCCGCGGCCAAGCCGTTGCCGCCTTCGGACCAGGTGGGCTAA